The Clostridium sporogenes region TCTTTCCTATGGATGTAGCTGCATTATAGTCTTTCATAGCTCCTAAAAATACCTCTGAAGCACTTGCAGAGCCTTCATCTACTAATATAGTTACTGGAAATCCTATAAAATCTCCACCTTTAGATTTATATTCTTTCTTGTTTTCATATTTATCTATAGTTGATACTACAACTTTCCCCTTTTCTATAAAATTAGAAGCCATATTAATGCACTCATCTAATAATCCTCCTGGATTTCCTCTTAAGTCTAATAGTAAAGATTTCATACCCTTATCTTTTAAATTATCTAAAGCATTCTTAAAGTTTTTTGAAGTGTGTTCATCAAACATACTTACTTGTATATATCCTATATTATTATCAATCATTTCTGATTTTATAGTAGGTATATCTATTTTTTTTCTTTTTAATGTTACTTCAAAACTGCCTTTTTCTTTTCTATACAATTGTAATTTAACATCTGTGCCTTCTTTTCCTTTCATTATGGAAACAGCTTTTTCTAATTCCTTTCCTGTTACTGTTGTGTTATTAACCTTTTGAATTTCATCCTTTGGTAGTATTCCCGCCTCTTTAGCTGGAGATCCTTCAAAAGTAGAAGCTACAATTATTTTATCATCTTTAGCTTGTATTTGTATTCCTACGCCACTATAATTACCTTCTGTTTGAGCATTAAACTCTTTGTACTCTTTAGCATTCATAAATACAGTATAAGGATCATTTAAAGATTCTGTCATTCCTTTTACTGCACCTTCTGCCATCTTACTTTCATCTATTTTACCATCGTAATACTTATATATTTGATTTCTTATTAAAAACATCTTTTGATATTTTAATATATCTTTATATTGGTCTGCTCCAATTATAACCTTGCCATTAGGCAAATATAAAGAAACCAAATTTGTACCTAAAAACGTAAAAATATTTGTTACTAATACTATAACTACTGTCCATATAATCCATTTTTTATTTTTTTTCAAATTACCCACCTCTTTGTTTAGCCTTAATATATATTAGTAATATATAAGTATTATATATTAAATAATACATTATTACAGAAAATAAAAAATTAATTTTAAATTAATTTTTTTATTTATAAAACTAGCATGCACCATTTATAAGAAAATATTTAACATATCTCTTACATTGTGCATGCTCTCTTATTTTAATGTTTACTAATATATAATAATTATACTGATAAAAATTTTCTTATAGATAGTATACTTCCTACAGCTCCTATTATTATTCCAACTAAAACAAATATCCATAATATACTTGATAAAACGTAGCCTGGATTTAATAAATTTACAAATATTAATCCAACTGATGCCTTAGTGTATACTCCTTTATATCCATAATATAATAGTAAAATAGCAATAATAGCTCCCAATATACCTATGATAATTCCTTCAAATACAAAGGGCCATCTAATAAACCAATCGGTAGCTCCTATATATTTCATTATTCCTATTTCTCTTTTTCTTGAATATACTGTAATCTTTATAGTATTTCCTATTAAGAATAAAGATACTCCTATTAGTATTAAAAATAATACTAATCCCATCCATTTTAGTGTGTTTGTTATTTTAGTTATTTTATCAACTATTTCTTTACCATCTTTTATTTGGTCTATTCCCTCCATATTTTTTATAGATCCTACTACTTTTGAAACCATTTCTGGTTTTTGTACCCTTACTATAATTGAATTGGGTAATGGATTTTCTTTTTCCAAGCCTTCTGCTAAAGACTTATTATCTTCTCCCAATTGCTTCTTAAATTTATTTAGTGCATCTTTTTTACTTTCATAAGTTACCTTTTCTACCCCTGTTATAGAATTTATTTTATCTTTTATAGCTTTTTCTTGTTCTGTTTTTATATTGTCCTTTAATACTATTGTCGCTTCTACTTTTGATTCAACTTCTGTAACAGCTTGTTTTACATTCATTATGGAAAGAAGAAATACTCCCAATATAAATAAAGTGGCTGCTACAGTAGCTATAGAAGCTGTACTTAAGGTTTTATGCCTTCTTAATCCCTTTATAGAATCTACAACAAAATATTTTAATGTACTAATCTTCATATCCGTATACACCTCTTTCTGTATCTCTAACTACTGTTCCTTTTTCTATAGCTATAACTCTTTTTCTCATTTTATCAACTATATCTTTTGCATGAGTTGCCATAACTATGGTTGTCCCAGCATGGTTTATATCATTTAATATATCCATTATGCCAAGAGATGTTTCTGGGTCTAAATTTCCTGTAGGCTCATCAGCTATTAATATTGATGGATTATTTACTATAGCTCTAGCTAAGGATATTCTTTGCTGCTCTCCACCTGAAAGTTCATGTGGAAAAGCTTTATATTTATTTGAAAGACCCACTAATGATAAAACCATAGGGACTTTTTTTCTAATTTCTCTATGATTAGCTTCAATTGCTCTCATAGCAAAAGCTACATTTTCATACACATTTAATGATGGTATTAATCTAAAGTCCTGAAAAACTACTCCAATTTTTCTTCTATAATGTGGTATTTGTTTTCTAGAAAGTGCTGTTACGTCTGTACCATCTACAAGTAGTTTACCTGAAGTAGGTTCTATTTCTCTTAGTAAAAGTTTTATAAAAGTTGATTTACCAGCACCACTAGGACCAACTAAAAACACAAATTCTCCTTTTTCAATATCTAAGTTTATATCTGATAATGCATACTTATTTCCGTTATATATCTTGCTTATATTTCTAAATTCAATCATGAATACCTCTCCTTATTCTGAGTTTTTGCTTCATTTTACTTTAAACAATTCTAACTATCAACATTATATCACAATAAAAGTAAAAATTAAAAACTAAATTATTGTAAAATATAAAAAGATGTTTGTAAATAATACAAACATCTTCCTATAATTTACTAAGCTTCTTCAATTATATCTTTAAACCCTTCTCCTAAAACCTCATGGGCATCACTTACAGTTATAAAAGCTTTACTGTCCACTTCTTTTATATGTTGTTTTAATTTTATAAATTCTTTTCTGCTTAACACCGTATAAAGAATATAAGTAGACTCATCGCTATATACACCCTTACCATGAAATATTGTACAGCCTCTCTCAAGTTTTTGTATTATAAATTCACTTATTACTTTATTTTTTTTACTTATTATCATTATTTGCTTTGACATATTAAGTCCTTCTATTACTGCATCTATAGTAAATCCATTTATAACTACACACAAAAGAGCATACATACCCTTTTCTACTCCAAAGGATGCTGCTGCAAAAAGAGTTACTAAAAAATCTACTATTAACAAAGCTTTTCCTATTTCTATATGAAAAAATTTATTTATAATTTTTGCTAATATATCTGTCCCACCAGTAGAAGCATTTTGATTAAACACTATACCCATTCCAATAGCTGATATAAAAACTCCGAATAATGAAGCCAAAAGCAAGTCATTTGTAACAGCTTTTCCACCCATAAGATCTAATTTTTCTAATATCCATATAATAGCTGCTAAGGTACATCCAGAATAAATTGTTTTTGCACCGAACTTATTTCCTATAACTATAAATGCTATTGTATACAAAAAAACTTCCATTATTAGCATAAGAAGTCCCACTGATAATGAAGGGAAAAAGCTATTTATAATTATAGCAATTCCTGTAGTTCCCCCTGCTGCTATATTATTAGGTTGAAAAAAGAAAACTACCGATGTAGCTACTAAAAAAACTCCAATAGTTATAAATAAGTACTCTTTAAATCTATTGTTTTTCACAGAAACACCTCCTATTTTTATTTTATATATAATTTCCATATGAAATTACACCTTCTGTGAAAAGGTGTTGCAGACTAAATATATGTATAAATGATTATTATTCTAATCTAAAATATTATCTAATAATCATTTAATTATAATTCTTAAAAATAATTGCTGAACTGTATACGATATCATTAATGAAAATATGCTCATTAATAATATTACAAAGGATAAATTTAATTTTTTAAAATAGCTTTTCCATTGTTTTTCATGATGCAGCGGTCTTAAAAGTTCCTCTTTAGTAAAAGCTATACCTGCTATAGCCATACCAAAAATAGCTACATATTGAGACATTCTACAGCCCCATAAAAATATAAAATAAAAGGACCTATTAGGAAATATAACACCTATGAAACAACCTATTGCAAAGCTTATAAAAAATAGATAAAAGGATAATTTAAAACTATATAATATATCCTTTAAATAATATTTCATATCATATCCTTCCTTTAATTTTAAGAATACAAAAGGGAAGGTAAGGTACCAACCCTTTTTAATAAAAAATCACTATTTTAATTTTAATCCCTTTTTTACAGCCTTTACTATATCTTCTGGTGTTAATTCATATTTTTTTAATAACTCTACAGGTTTACCACTTTCACCAAAGGTATCCTTTATTCCTACTCTTAAAACTGGTGTTGGATGATTTTCACTTAAAACTTCACATACAGCTGATCCTAATCCACCTATTATGCTATGTTCTTCTGCTGTAATTACTACTCCAGTTTCCCTTGCAGCATCTACAATAATATCTTTATCTATAGGTTTTATGGTATGTAGATTTATAACATTTACCTTTATACTCTCTTCAGCTAATATATTATAAGCTTGTAGGGCTGCATCTACCATTATTCCTGTAGCTATTATAGTAGCTTCTTTTCCTTCCCTTAACTTTATTCCTTTCCCTATTTCAAATTTATACTCTTTATTATCATTTATAACTGGAACTCCTGATCTTCCTAATCTTACATAACATGGTCCATTATATTCTGCTACAGCTCTTATGGCCGCTTCTGTTTCTACTGAATCACTTGGGCAAATAACAGTCATATTTGGTATACTTCTCATTAATGATATATCTTCAACAGATTGATGGGAAGCTCCATCTTCTCCTACTGTAACTCCTGCATGTGTTGCGCATACTTTAACATTTAAGTTTGGATAACATATTGAATTTCTTATTTGTTCAAAAGCTCTTCCTGTAGCAAACATTGCAAATGTACTAGCGAAAGGAATTTTACCACAAGTTGATAGTCCTGCAGCTATTCCCATCATATTACCTTCTGCTATACCTACATTTATAAATCTTTCTGGACAAACTTTTTTAAAGTCAGCAGTTTTAGTAGACTTTGAAAGGTCTGCATCTAAAACCACTACCTTTGAATTTTCTTCTGCTAATTTAGCTAATGTTTTTCCGTACGCTTCTCTTGTAGCTATTTTAACTCCCATTATTTGTCACCTCCGATTTCACATATAGCTTTTTCACATTCTTCTACACTTGGTGCTTTACCATGCCATCCAGCTTCATTTTCCATAAAAGAAACACCTTTACCTTTTATAGTTTTACATACTATCATAGTTGGTCTTTCTTTAGTATTTTTTGCGATTTCTATAGCATTTAATATAGCATTAAAATCATGGCCATCTATTTCTATAACATTCCAATTAAAAGCTTTAAATTTATGTGCTATAGGTTCTGCCGACATAACTTCACTACAAGGGCCATCTATTTGTAATCCATTATAATCTACAAAAGCAGTCAAATTATCTAATTTGTAATGAGCTGCTGCCATAGTTGCTTCCCAAACTTGTCCTTCCTCTAATTCTCCATCCCCAAGTAGAGCATATACCCTATAATCTTTTTCATCAAGTTTTCCCGCTAAAGCCATACCTACTGCTGTTGATATTCCTTGACCTAAAGAACCTGTTGACATATCTATCCCTGGAACATCATTCATATTTGGATGACCTTGTAATATTGATCCAATTTTTCTTAAAGTTTTTAGCTCTTCTGGATTAAAAAATCCTCTTCTTGCTAAAGTACTATATAATACAGGAGCAGCATGCCCTTTAGAAAGAACAAATCTGTCCCTATTTAAATCCCTAGAATTAGTAGGGTCTACATTCATCTCATTAAAATATAAAGCAGTCAATATCTCTACTGCTGATAAAGAACCTCCTGGATGTCCAGAAGCAGATTCAGTTAACATTGAAACTATGTCTTTTCTAATAACTTTAGCTATATCTTGTAGCTCTTCTATGTTCTTCTTCATATTTTTACCTCCAAGTGTTTTTTAATTACCCTTATTTACTATATTATTGTAACATAAAAATTAATTTTAATATATAGGTGCAAAAGCTATATATTAAAACAGTATTTTGGGCTATATAAATATATTAACAAACTATCACTTTCTTATGTATATATTCTTAATTAATCAAAAATATTTTTTATAATTATACTCTTTATTCTATTAAAATATAACATAAAAGCAAAAAAAGATAAGGGTAAAAAACCCTTATCCTATTTAATTCAAAGCCATACTAACTAAAATAGCAGTATCAACTTTTTTCATATCTTCATCTATCATATGACCTATTTTTTCTTTTAATCTTCTCTTATCTAAAGTCCTTATTTGTTCTAGCAATACTACTGAATCTTTATTTAAACCATAATCCTCTGAGGATATTTCTACATGGGTTGGTAGTTTAGCCTTATTTATTTGTGAAGTTATTGCTGCAATTATTACTGTGGGACTATATTTATTCCCTACATTATTTTGTATAACTATAACCGGCCTTATTCCGCCTTGCTCTGAACCTACTACAGGACTTAGATCAGCATAAAATATATCTCCTCTTTTTACTATCTGTTGTGTCATTTGGAAAATCACTCTCCGAAAGCATAGCTTCATAGTTTTTTAAATCTTTTACATCTTGTTCAAATCCCTGTTCTGCATAGTCTCTATTTATATTTGCCATTTCTATATAACCTTTTTTCATTTCATCTAATTTTATTTGCTTTTTTCTC contains the following coding sequences:
- a CDS encoding S41 family peptidase, producing the protein MKKNKKWIIWTVVIVLVTNIFTFLGTNLVSLYLPNGKVIIGADQYKDILKYQKMFLIRNQIYKYYDGKIDESKMAEGAVKGMTESLNDPYTVFMNAKEYKEFNAQTEGNYSGVGIQIQAKDDKIIVASTFEGSPAKEAGILPKDEIQKVNNTTVTGKELEKAVSIMKGKEGTDVKLQLYRKEKGSFEVTLKRKKIDIPTIKSEMIDNNIGYIQVSMFDEHTSKNFKNALDNLKDKGMKSLLLDLRGNPGGLLDECINMASNFIEKGKVVVSTIDKYENKKEYKSKGGDFIGFPVTILVDEGSASASEVFLGAMKDYNAATSIGKKTFGKGVVQTIIETGDNTALKVTISKYYSPKGININHKGITPDMEIDYPEELRKKEYDRKVDPQFNKALNIAKSKIK
- the ftsX gene encoding permease-like cell division protein FtsX, with protein sequence MKISTLKYFVVDSIKGLRRHKTLSTASIATVAATLFILGVFLLSIMNVKQAVTEVESKVEATIVLKDNIKTEQEKAIKDKINSITGVEKVTYESKKDALNKFKKQLGEDNKSLAEGLEKENPLPNSIIVRVQKPEMVSKVVGSIKNMEGIDQIKDGKEIVDKITKITNTLKWMGLVLFLILIGVSLFLIGNTIKITVYSRKREIGIMKYIGATDWFIRWPFVFEGIIIGILGAIIAILLLYYGYKGVYTKASVGLIFVNLLNPGYVLSSILWIFVLVGIIIGAVGSILSIRKFLSV
- the ftsE gene encoding cell division ATP-binding protein FtsE — translated: MIEFRNISKIYNGNKYALSDINLDIEKGEFVFLVGPSGAGKSTFIKLLLREIEPTSGKLLVDGTDVTALSRKQIPHYRRKIGVVFQDFRLIPSLNVYENVAFAMRAIEANHREIRKKVPMVLSLVGLSNKYKAFPHELSGGEQQRISLARAIVNNPSILIADEPTGNLDPETSLGIMDILNDINHAGTTIVMATHAKDIVDKMRKRVIAIEKGTVVRDTERGVYGYED
- a CDS encoding YitT family protein, giving the protein MEIIYKIKIGGVSVKNNRFKEYLFITIGVFLVATSVVFFFQPNNIAAGGTTGIAIIINSFFPSLSVGLLMLIMEVFLYTIAFIVIGNKFGAKTIYSGCTLAAIIWILEKLDLMGGKAVTNDLLLASLFGVFISAIGMGIVFNQNASTGGTDILAKIINKFFHIEIGKALLIVDFLVTLFAAASFGVEKGMYALLCVVINGFTIDAVIEGLNMSKQIMIISKKNKVISEFIIQKLERGCTIFHGKGVYSDESTYILYTVLSRKEFIKLKQHIKEVDSKAFITVSDAHEVLGEGFKDIIEEA
- a CDS encoding transketolase family protein, whose product is MGVKIATREAYGKTLAKLAEENSKVVVLDADLSKSTKTADFKKVCPERFINVGIAEGNMMGIAAGLSTCGKIPFASTFAMFATGRAFEQIRNSICYPNLNVKVCATHAGVTVGEDGASHQSVEDISLMRSIPNMTVICPSDSVETEAAIRAVAEYNGPCYVRLGRSGVPVINDNKEYKFEIGKGIKLREGKEATIIATGIMVDAALQAYNILAEESIKVNVINLHTIKPIDKDIIVDAARETGVVITAEEHSIIGGLGSAVCEVLSENHPTPVLRVGIKDTFGESGKPVELLKKYELTPEDIVKAVKKGLKLK
- a CDS encoding transketolase, which gives rise to MKKNIEELQDIAKVIRKDIVSMLTESASGHPGGSLSAVEILTALYFNEMNVDPTNSRDLNRDRFVLSKGHAAPVLYSTLARRGFFNPEELKTLRKIGSILQGHPNMNDVPGIDMSTGSLGQGISTAVGMALAGKLDEKDYRVYALLGDGELEEGQVWEATMAAAHYKLDNLTAFVDYNGLQIDGPCSEVMSAEPIAHKFKAFNWNVIEIDGHDFNAILNAIEIAKNTKERPTMIVCKTIKGKGVSFMENEAGWHGKAPSVEECEKAICEIGGDK
- a CDS encoding type II toxin-antitoxin system PemK/MazF family toxin, which produces MTQQIVKRGDIFYADLSPVVGSEQGGIRPVIVIQNNVGNKYSPTVIIAAITSQINKAKLPTHVEISSEDYGLNKDSVVLLEQIRTLDKRRLKEKIGHMIDEDMKKVDTAILVSMALN
- a CDS encoding CopG family ribbon-helix-helix protein, translating into MADKKKVVINLPNTLYNEINEIIKKDSQKRSEFFREAIILYIEERKKQIKLDEMKKGYIEMANINRDYAEQGFEQDVKDLKNYEAMLSESDFPNDTTDSKKRRYILC